A genomic window from Silene latifolia isolate original U9 population chromosome Y, ASM4854445v1, whole genome shotgun sequence includes:
- the LOC141632237 gene encoding uncharacterized protein LOC141632237, with amino-acid sequence MLSEFDLKYVPLKVIKGRAVADFLTDNPIEEIEVVDTWSFPDEDVVHVENDVWDLYFDGASNYIGYGAGVLLISPTGGHVPLSIKLDFNVKKNAAEYKACLLGLRSALDLGLKKLLVHGDSSLMINQVGGSWKIKRQSLAPYQTRIEELEKHFEDIRYVHLPREENQFADALSKLAALINIPDHVDNLPICVE; translated from the coding sequence ATGttatcagagttcgatctcaaatatgtacctttgaaagtgatCAAGGGAAGGGCCGTTGCTGATTTCCTCACCGACAATCCAATTGAAGAAATAGAAGTCgtcgacacttggtcatttcctgATGAAGACGTGGTACACGtcgagaatgacgtatgggatttgtatttcgatggagcatcaaactatATAGGATATGGAGCGGGCGTTCTCCTTATCTCGCCAACAGGTGGCCACGTGCCCTTGTCCATCAAACTGGATTTCAATGTCAAAAAAAACGCCGCTGAATATAAAGCATGTTTGCTTGGTTTACGCAGTGCTCTAGACTTGGGTCTGAAGAAGTTGTTAGTACATGGAGACTCGTCCCTTATGATCAATCAAGTGGGTGGGTCATGGAAAATTAAGAGACAAAGTTTGGCCCCATATCAAACCAGGATCGAAGAATTGGAAAAGCACTTCGAGGATATTCGATATGTTCACCTCCCgagagaagaaaatcagtttgcagatgcGTTGTCCAAGCTAGCTGCCTTGATCAACATTCCTGACCACGTAGACAATCTTCCAATATGTGTCGAATGA